From one Solea solea chromosome 15, fSolSol10.1, whole genome shotgun sequence genomic stretch:
- the heatr5b gene encoding HEAT repeat-containing protein 5B isoform X4, translating to MELAHSLLLNEDALAQITEAKRPVFVFEWLRFLDKVLVAANKVDVKEKQKKLVEQLTGLISSAPGPPTRKLLAKNLATLYSIGDTFTVFQTLDKCNDIIKSKDDTPAYLPTKLAAVACVGAFYEKMGRMLGSSFPDTINNLLKALKSAESQGRGEILLSLQKVLGGLGGAAASCHRDIYKNARSLLTDRSMAVRCAVAKCLLELQNEAVFMWTTELENMATMCFKALEGSNYGVRVAVAKLLGTVMATALMPKQAAVMRQNVKRASLEEVLELMATGFLRGGSGFLKSGGEMLKGGGSVSREVRVGVTQAYVVFVTTLGGQWLERNFATFLSHVLDLVSHPRATQTHVEAVYSRRCVSFMLRATLGGLLGEKAQIAAGKEICQAIGKQMRAVEAVVNDISGENKAGAADVSASQHVMVCALKELGSLVQSLSATASPLIQEPSIGLLETVTSVLLHPSMAARLAAAWCLRCVAVALPYQLTPLLDRCAERINNLKSSPEAVSGYSFAMAALLGGVHQCPLGIPHSKGKLVVSIAEDLLRTAAQNSRLSLQRTQAGWLLLGSLMTLGPSLVRYHLPKMLLLWRNVFPRSQKELEAEKARGDAFTWQVTLEGRAGALCAMRSFVAHCPELLTEDIIRRLMTPIECAMTMMSHVPAIIKVHGAHLKASAAMVRLRLYDILALLPPKTYEGSFNALLRELVAEFTLTDNSANTTTSLLRSLCHYDDSVLMGSWLQETDHKSIEDQLQPNSASGSGALEHDPSSIYLRVPVGEAIPGPLPLGVSVIDASVALFGVVFPHVSFKHRLQMLDHFAECVKQAKGVRQQAVQLNIFTAVLSALKGLAENKSTLGPEEVRKSALALVMGALDNPNPILRCAAGEALGRMAQVVGEATFIARMAQTSFDKLKSARDVVSRTGHSLALGCLHRYVGGIGSGQHLKTSVSILLALAQDGSSHEVQTWALHSLALIVDSSGPMYRGYVEPTLSLVLTLLLTVPPSHTEVHQCLGRCLGALITTVGPELQGNGATISTIRSSCLVGCAIMQDHSDSLVQAAAISCLQQLHMFAPRHVNLSSLVPCLCVHLCSSHLLLRRAAVACLRQLAQREAAEVCAYAMSLAKRAGDSTSIKLNITETGLEGVLFGMLDRETDRKLCSDIHDTLGHMLSSLAVEKLSHWLKLCKDVLAATTDVGGAVTFEVEKDEEDSEKKDEMDDDTMFTGLGEDDKSKPSVAPRWVTRVFAADCLCRIILLCENADKAHFDLATARSAKAKNPKGDLLVLHLSDLIRMAFMAATDHSNQLRMAGLQALEDIIKKFASVPEPEFPGHVILEQYQANVGAALRPAFSPDTPSDITAKACQVCSTWIGSGVVSDLNDLRRVHNLLVSSLDKVQAGKGSSSQLYSESATTMEKLAVLKAWAEVYVVAMKVKKEAESKPAKPVRSVDDDEDEEDVGTDVLPPDSLITLVQPELPSLSRLWLAMLRDYALLTLPAEFSSQLPPDGGAFYTPETIDTARIHYRGSWAPVLHAVALWLSSTGFGVDEEKEEVSSVPSKSPALPQGALSSVKTFEEIVKDRMHLMLGVSIEFLCFPRPEEPIEHVMSCLQALYTLLECHCAKTHIAEDQLLAVELLNVLHRLLLTRDPPAVQLQVSAVVQETIRAAQDHLQLQKMSNGKEEGGEKDFQPGSLREGGDTGELVPGKSLVFAAMELLVFILVRHLPQLNTRVKESPSHVPLRPQRLPEESARLVANTVSILAELPSLCSPAGSMTILPTALYLITGVLRETALKTSDNLVPLPASAALQGIKTIITSPLARVEGIQTQWSSLVRSSLASVLEYSQPDESRPDMDEVSMLTAITLFLLSASSELVGVTVLQKGCMDRFRNALNSSDPVVQTRCYQLLLSVFQHSNRALSTPYIHALAPLMVEKLKAVERSRPGTAAELQAVQEGIRVLENLVGMGEEQNRVQLLALLVPTLISYLLDENAISSAPQVSKGLHDFALQNLMRIGPLYPAAFKIVIGAAPELKTRLESAVRANQASSKAKAAARQAQPAAQTAPTIKLKTSFF from the exons ATGGAGCTTGCTCACAGCCTGCTGCTCAATGAAGATGCCTTGGCCCAGATCACAGAAGCTAAGAGGCCCGTATTCGTCTTTGAATGGCTCCGTTTCTTGGATAAAGTGCTTGTGGCTGCAAATAAG GTGGATGTGaaggagaagcagaagaagcTGGTTGAACAACTGACGGGACTAATCAGCAGTGCCCCAGGACCACCAACAAGGAAACTGTTGGCCAAAAATCTTGCCACCCTCTACAGCATCGGTGACACTTTCACAGTTTTCCAGACTCTTGATAAATgcaatgacatcatcaaaagCAAAGATGACACGCCTGCATACTTGCCAACAAAACT TGCTGCAGTGGCATGTGTTGGTGCTTTTTATGAGAAGATGGGCAGGATGCTGGGAAGCTCCTTTCCAGACACCATTAATAATCTTTTGAAGGCATTAAAGAGTGCCGAG TCCCAAGGCAGAGGAGAGATCCTCCTCAGCTTGCAGAAGGTGCTCGGTGGACTGGGTGGGGCAGCAGCTTCATGTCACAGAGATATCTACAAGAATGCACGCTCTCTACTCACTGACAGGTCCATGGCTGTACGCTGTGCGGTAGCAAAG TGCCTGTTGGAGCTGCAGAATGAGGCAGTATTCATGTGGACCACAGAACTGGAGAACATGGCCACAATGTGTTTTAAGGCCCTGGAAGGTTCCAATTATGGTGTTAGGGTAGCAGTGGCCAAACTGCTGGGGACTGTCATGGCCACTGCTTTGATGCCCAAACAAGCTGCTG TGATGCGTCAGAATGTGAAACGTGCCTCTCTGGAAGAGGTGCTAGAGCTGATGGCCACTGGATTTCTGCGTGGTGGATCTGGCTTCCTGAAGAGTGGAGGGGAGATGTTGAAGGGGGGAGGCTCTGTCAGTAGGGAGGTGCGGGTGGGCGTCACACAG GCCTACGTTGTGTTTGTTACTACACTCGGGGGTCAGTGGCTTGAGCGCAACTTTGCCACATTCCTGTCCCATGTTTTGGACCTGGTGTCCCACCCGCgggccacacagacacacgttgAGGCTGTGTACTCACGCCGCTGTGTCTCCTTCATGCTTCGTGCCACCCTGGGAGGCTTACTAGGAGAGAAAGCACAAATTGCAGCTGGCAAAGAAATCTGCCAAGCCATCGGCAAGCAAATGAGGGCAGTGG AGGCAGTTGTGAAtgacatcagtggagagaacaaGGCGGGGGCAGCGGACGTCTCTGCCAGTCAGCATGTTATGGTGTGTGCATTAAAAGAACTGGGCAGTTTAGTCCAGAGTTTGAGTGCCACAGCTTCACCGCTCATCCAGGAGCCTTCTATTG GACTACTTGAGACTGTGACTTCAGTGCTGCTGCACCCCAGCATGGCAGCTCGCTTGGCGGCTGCTTGGTGCCTACGCTGTGTTGCCGTGGCCCTACCATATCAACTGACCCCACTGCTTGACCGCTGTGCAGAGAGAATCAACAACCTGAAGAGTTCTCCTGAAGCTGTGAGCGGCTACAGCTTTGCAATGGCTGCTCTGCTCGGCGGTGTACACCAGTGCCCACTGGGTATCCCTCACTCCAAGGGCAAG TTGGTGGTGAGTATAGCTGAAGATCTCCTGCGGACAGCAGCTCAGAATAGTCGCCTGTCCCTGCAGCGCACACAGGCTGGATGGCTTCTGTTAGGGTCCCTCATGACTCTGG GTCCTTCCCTCGTACGCTATCACCTCCCGAAGATGCTGCTTCTGTGGAGGAATGTGTTCCCTCGCTCCCAGAAAGAACTGGAGGCAGAAAAAGCCAGAGGAGACGCCTTCACGTGGCAGGTCACCTTGGAGGGACGAGCTGGAGCACTGTGTG CCATGCGTAGCTTTGTGGCCCACTGTCCTGAGCTTCTTACAGAAGACATAATCCGGAGGCTGATGACTCCCATTGAATGTGCGATGACCATGATGTCTCA TGTCCCTGCCATTATTAAAGTCCATGGTGCTCACCTGAAAGCAAGTGCAGCAATGGTGAGGCTCAGGTTGTATGACATCCTAGCGCTGTTGCCTCCTAAGACCTATGAAG GCAGTTTCAATGCCTTGCTGAGGGAGCTGGTGGCTGAGTTCACGTTGACTGACAACTCGGCCAACACGACCACCTCTTTGCTGCGGTCTCTCTGTCACTATGACGACAGTGTCCTTATGGGCTCCTGGCTCCAAGAGACGGACCACAAGTCCATAGAGGATCAG CTGCAGCCTAACAGTGCATCTGGCAGTGGAGCACTCGAACATGATCCTTCCTCAATCTACCTTCGTGTCCCCGTCGGCGAAGCCATCCCTGGACCTCTCCCTTTGGGTGTGTCTGTCATCGATGCTTCTGTGGCTCTGTTTGGTGTGGTTTTTCCACATGTCTCCTTCAAACACAG GCTGCAGATGCTAGACCACTTTGCAGAGTGCGTAAAGCAGGCTAAAGGTGTTCGACAGCAGGCAGTCCAACTTAACATCTTTACTGCAGTGCTTAGTGCCCTCAAG GGCTTGGCAGAAAACAAGAGTACTCTAGGTCCTGAGGAGGTACGTAAATCAGCCTTGGCTCTGGTGATGGGAGCTTTGGACAATCCTAACCCCATCCTGCGCTGTGCTGCTGGGGAAGCTCTGGGCAGAATGGCTCAGGTGGTGGGTGAGGCTACCTTCATCGCCAGAATGGCACAGACCAGCTTTGACAA ATTGAAGTCAGCCCGCGATGTAGTTTCAAGGACAGGCCATTCACTGGCTCTTGGCTGTCTGCATCGATATGTTGGAGGAATTGGCTCAGGGCAGCACTTAAAGACCAGTGTTAGCATCCTGTTGGCTCTGGCCCAGGATGGTTCCTCTCATGAGGTCCAG ACATGGGCTCTGCATTCTCTGGCACTGATTGTGGACTCCAGTGGTCCCATGTACAGAGGCTACGTGGAGCCCACCCTGTCCCTGGTGCTTACCTTGCTCCTCACAGTGCCCCCATCTCACACTGAGGTACACCAGTGTTTGGGCCGCTGTCTGGGAGCTCTCATTACCACTGTTGGACCTGAACTACAGG GAAATGGAGCAACTATTTCCACCATCCGCTCATCCTGCCTGGTTGGTTGTGCCATAATGCAGGACCACTCTGATTCCCTCGTGCAGGCAGCTGCCATCTCttgtctgcagcagctgcacatgTTTGCTCCACGCCATGTCAACCTGTCCAGCCTGGTGCCCTGTCTCTGT GTGCACCTATGCAGCTCTCACCTGTTGCTGCGTCGTGCTGCCGTGGCCTGCCTGAGACAGCTCGCCCAGAGAGAGGCTGCAGAGGTCTGTGCGTATGCCATGAGCCTGGCGAAGAGAGCAGGAGACAGCACTTCAATCA AACTAAACATCACAGAGACCGGGCTGGAGGGTGTTCTGTTTGGTATGCTGGATCGGGAAACAGACAGGAAGCTGTGCTCTGATATCCATGATACACTGGGCCACATGCTGTCATCTCTTGCTGTTGAAAAGCTTTCTCACTGGTTGAAACTCTGCAAGGATGTCCTTGCAGCAACTACAG ACGTAGGAGGAGCTGTTACATTTGAAGTGGAAAAAGACGAGGAAGACTCTGAGAAAAAGGACGAGATGGACGATGACACCATGTTCACAGGCCTGGGTGAAGATGACAAGTCCAAACCTTCAGTAGCGCCACGTTGGGTGACACGGGTTTTTGCCGCTGACTGCTTGTGCCGCATCATCCTCCTGTGTGAGAATGCCGACAAAGCACACTTTGACCTGGCAACTGCCCGCTCAGCAAAAGCCAAGAACCCCAAAG GAGATCTGTTGGTGCTCCATTTATCTGACCTTATCCGCATGGCCTTCATGGCAGCAACAGACCACAGTAACCAGCTGAGGATGGCTGGCTTGCAGGCCCTGGAGGACATCATTAAAAAGTTTGCGTCCGTACCAGAGCCTGAGTTCCCGGGACACGTTATCCTGGAACAATACCAGGCCAAT GTTGGAGCTGCCCTAAGACCTGCATTCTCACCTGATACACCATCTGACATTACGGCTAAGGCCTGCCAG GTGTGCAGTACGTGGATCGGTAGTGGCGTAGTCAGTGACCTCAATGACCTGCGGCGAGTCCACAACCTGCTTGTGTCATCACTGGACAAGGTGCAGGCTGGGAAGGGCTCGTCCAGTCAGCTGTACAGCGAAAGTGCCACCACGATGGAGAAACTGGCTGTGCTAAAGGCGTGGGCTGAG GTCTATGTGGTGGCAATGAaggtaaaaaaagaagctgagtCTAAGCCTGCCAAGCCAGTCCGAAGTGTAGATGATGACGAAGATGAGGAGGATGTGGGCACAGATGTGCTTCCACCCGACAGTCTCATCACTTTGGTTCAGCCAGAGCTGCCCTCGCTGAGCCGCCTGTGGCTGGCCATGCTGCGAGATTATGCCCTGCTCACTCTGCCTGCTGAGTTCTCCAGTCAGCTGCCCCCAGATG GTGGAGCGTTTTATACTCCGGAGACTATAGACACGGCAAGGATCCACTACCGCGGCTCTTGGGCCCCTGTCCTGCATGCTGTGGCACTTTGGCTGAGCAGCACTGGGTTTGGAGTtgatgaagagaaagaagaggttTCATCAGTTCCCTCCAAGTCTCCTGCCCTCCCACAAGGAGCCCTCTCCTCCGTGAAGACCTTTGAGGAGATTGTCAAAGACAGGATGCATCTGATGTTGG gtgtgagtaTAGAGTTTCTTTGCTTCCCGCGCCCCGAAGAGCCCATTGAGCACGTGATGTCTTGCCTGCAGGCTCTGTACACTCTGCTAGAGTGTCATTGTGCAAAGACTCATATTGCAGAGGACCAG TTATTGGCAGTGGAGCTCCTCAACGTGCTCCACAGGCTGCTGTTGACCCGGGACCCTCCTGCTGTCCAGCTGCAGGTCTCTGCGGTTGTACAGGAGACCATCAGAGCTGCACAGGACCATCTGCAGCTACAGAAGATGAGCAACG GCAAGGAGGAAGGAGGCGAGAAAGACTTTCAGCCAGGGAGCCTAAGGGAAGGCGGAGACACAGGAGAGCTCGTCCCTGGCAAGTCTTTAGTGTTCGCAGCAATGGAGCTGCTCGTGTTCATTCTGGTCCGCCACTTGCCCCAGCTTAATACACGTGTGAAGGAGTCACCCAGCCATGTGCCACTCAGGCCTCAGCGACTGCCCGAAGAAAGTGCACGCCTTGTGGCAAACACAGTTTCCATCTTGGCAGAGCTGCCCTCGCTCTGCTCTCCTGCTG GAAGCATGACTATCTTACCGACGGCGCTTTACCTTATCACTGGAGTGCTGAGGGAAACTGCTCTCAAGACTTCTGACAACCTGGTGCCCTTGCCTGCATCTGCTGCCCTACAGGGCATTAAAACCATCATCACCTCACCACTGGCCCGTGTGGAGGGCATACAGACACAGTGGTCCAGCCTTGTGAGGAGCAGCCTGGCATCTGTCCTTGAGTACTCACAGCCAG ATGAGTCCAGGCCTGACATGGATGAGGTCAGTATGTTGACAGCAATTACACTCTTCCTGCTGTCTGCCAGCAGCGAACTTGTTGGCGTGACAGTCCTGCAGAAGGGCTGCATGGACCGCTTCCGAAATGCCCTAAACTCCAGTGATCCAGTG GTACAAACTCGGTGTTACCAGCTACTGTTGTCAGTGTTTCAGCACTCCAACCGTGCTTTGTCTACCCCATACATCCATGCTCTGGCTCCGCTTATGGTGGAGAAGCTGAAGGCAGTGGAGCGTAGTCGGCCAGGGACTGCTGCTGAGCTGCAGGCGGTGCAGGAGGGCATCCGAGTCCTGGAGAATCTAGTTGGCATGGGCGAAGAGCAGAACC GAGTGCAGTTGCTGGCTCTTCTTGTGCCAACTCTCATCTCCTACCTTTTGGATGAAAATGCCATCTCCTCTGCGCCCCAAGTCTCCAAAGGCCTGCATGATTTTGCCCTTCAGAACTTAATGCGGATTGGCCCCCTCTATCCAGCTGCTTTCAAGATAGTTATTGGTGCAGCACCTGAGCTTAAAACCCGCCTGGAATCTGCTGTGCGGGCCAACCAGGCCAGCAGCAAAGCCAAAGCTGCAGCCAGACAAGCTCAGCCAGCTGCACAAACGGCACCAACCATCAAACTTAAAACGAGCTTCTTCTGA